A genomic window from Dechloromonas sp. A34 includes:
- a CDS encoding site-specific recombinase: MTNTRIARVFHWLLGKPAPDEVQIDAALAAFTDPDADALELIRHLVGVLRPQDRRENGASERYAAMLSRLEYDSALCAAFRGHVVHFLATRRLLTFFTDSGILPGTGFFSEWWRILGNRLLPEAPDERRLKDCLHVIYDRSDDWRWLEAIPAGHSQRFWALIAPADALRSIDWRSIQEQILDSVLLLAHRVSGLGVEGELMRAAPDFDDHTPRFISLSAEALDFVNAFRATLDDAGQEADDGSQLLVIADQCRDTLQRIRKRALTVGTSLHLTYILTRSEQSLERLHELVAILTAGQQAATRAEALAAWAEFARAAFLAENRRNSLRFYMAQLSRLLAVRVTENAARSGEHYICDTPDQYRGMWRSAAGAGVLIAGMALLKIFVGGLHAPLFVEAFLFSMIYGLGFVTIYLLGMTVATKQPAMTAQTLAGLLGDLKPTRGADLERMVDVIAAVSRSQLAAIGGNVMVALPVALAVGFGLSQLFGTPLIAPEKGVRLLADLDVVGWALPHAAIAGFYLFLSGLISGYFDNRAAYAEIGPRLGRLPWLQRLAGKEGAGRVGTYIQDRLGGIMGNFLFGCMLGSTGVIGIILGLPLDIRHIAFASANLGYAVNGFQFALPLTAILWGALGIALIGLTNLAVSFWLAMRTALKARNIQFEHWGPLLKAIGQRLRRQPRSFLLPPRPAAKAETGG; this comes from the coding sequence ATGACAAATACAAGAATCGCCAGGGTCTTCCACTGGCTGCTCGGCAAGCCGGCCCCCGATGAAGTACAGATTGATGCCGCACTGGCCGCCTTCACCGATCCGGATGCCGACGCCCTCGAACTGATCCGCCATCTGGTCGGCGTTCTGCGCCCGCAGGACCGGCGCGAGAACGGGGCCAGCGAGCGCTATGCCGCCATGCTTTCCCGCCTCGAATACGACTCCGCCCTGTGCGCTGCCTTTCGCGGCCATGTCGTGCATTTTCTCGCCACCCGGCGCCTGCTTACCTTCTTTACTGACAGCGGTATTCTGCCCGGCACCGGCTTCTTCTCGGAATGGTGGCGCATCCTGGGCAATCGCCTGCTGCCCGAGGCCCCGGACGAACGCCGGCTGAAAGACTGCCTGCATGTCATCTACGACCGCAGCGACGACTGGCGCTGGCTGGAAGCGATTCCGGCCGGGCATTCGCAACGTTTCTGGGCCCTGATTGCCCCGGCCGACGCCTTGCGCAGCATCGACTGGCGCAGCATCCAGGAACAGATTCTCGACTCCGTGCTGCTCCTCGCCCACCGCGTCAGCGGCCTCGGCGTCGAGGGCGAACTGATGCGCGCCGCGCCCGACTTCGACGACCACACCCCACGCTTCATCTCGCTGTCCGCCGAAGCCCTGGATTTCGTCAATGCCTTCCGGGCGACGCTCGACGACGCTGGACAAGAGGCTGACGACGGCAGCCAGTTGCTGGTCATCGCCGACCAGTGCCGCGATACCCTGCAACGCATCCGCAAGCGGGCCCTGACCGTCGGCACCAGCCTCCATCTGACTTATATCCTGACGCGCAGCGAACAGAGCCTGGAACGCCTGCACGAACTGGTCGCCATCCTGACTGCCGGCCAGCAAGCAGCCACCCGCGCCGAAGCGCTCGCCGCCTGGGCCGAGTTCGCCCGCGCCGCCTTTCTCGCCGAAAATCGCCGCAACAGCCTGCGTTTCTACATGGCGCAACTCTCCCGCCTGCTTGCCGTGCGCGTCACCGAAAACGCCGCCCGCTCCGGCGAACATTACATCTGTGACACGCCCGACCAATACCGCGGCATGTGGCGCTCGGCAGCGGGCGCCGGGGTGTTGATCGCCGGCATGGCCCTGCTCAAGATTTTCGTTGGCGGGCTGCACGCCCCGCTCTTCGTCGAGGCCTTCCTGTTCAGCATGATCTACGGCCTGGGCTTCGTCACCATCTACCTGCTCGGCATGACGGTCGCCACCAAGCAGCCGGCAATGACGGCGCAGACGCTGGCCGGCCTGCTCGGCGACCTGAAGCCGACGCGTGGCGCCGATCTTGAACGCATGGTCGACGTCATCGCCGCGGTCAGCCGCAGCCAGCTGGCGGCGATCGGCGGCAACGTCATGGTCGCCCTGCCGGTCGCCCTCGCCGTCGGCTTCGGTCTCAGTCAGTTGTTCGGCACCCCGCTCATTGCCCCCGAGAAAGGCGTCCGTCTGCTGGCCGACCTCGACGTAGTCGGCTGGGCACTGCCTCATGCCGCCATCGCCGGTTTCTACCTCTTCCTCTCCGGCCTGATCAGCGGCTATTTCGACAACCGGGCGGCCTATGCCGAGATTGGGCCGCGCCTCGGCCGTCTGCCCTGGTTACAGCGCCTGGCCGGCAAGGAAGGCGCCGGACGGGTCGGCACCTACATTCAGGACCGGCTGGGCGGCATCATGGGCAATTTCCTGTTCGGCTGCATGCTCGGCTCGACCGGCGTCATCGGCATCATCCTCGGCCTGCCGCTCGATATCCGGCACATCGCCTTCGCCTCGGCCAACCTCGGTTACGCGGTCAACGGCTTCCAGTTTGCCCTGCCGCTCACGGCCATCCTCTGGGGGGCGCTGGGCATCGCCCTGATCGGCCTGACCAATCTCGCTGTCAGCTTCTGGCTGGCCATGCGCACCGCCCTCAAGGCCCGCAACATCCAGTTCGAACACTGGGGACCGCTGCTCAAGGCCATCGGCCAGCGCCTCCGCCGGCAGCCGCGCAGCTTCCTGCTGCCGCCGCGCCCGGCGGCGAAAGCCGAGACCGGCGGGTAG
- a CDS encoding OmpA family protein, with amino-acid sequence MNIAKKSLLLALLAGIGFGATVAQAQERVYVIDQRDVVAKSGFGLCWRTGYWTPAAAAKDPAGCECDKDLLPKEACEAKGASTTGAPAAIGPKPTGEKITVAADALFDFNKAVLRPEGKAKLDELVSKAKAIKLEVILAVGHTDRIGGDAYNQKLSEKRAAAVKEYLVAKGIEANRVYTEGKGEKQPVTGNKCKGTAKTKALIDCLQPDRRVDIEVIGTK; translated from the coding sequence ATGAACATCGCCAAGAAATCTCTGCTTCTGGCACTGCTGGCCGGTATCGGCTTTGGTGCTACCGTTGCACAAGCTCAAGAACGCGTTTATGTGATTGACCAGCGCGACGTCGTCGCCAAGAGCGGCTTCGGTCTGTGCTGGCGTACCGGCTACTGGACCCCGGCTGCCGCCGCCAAGGACCCCGCTGGCTGCGAATGCGACAAGGACCTGCTGCCGAAGGAAGCCTGCGAAGCCAAGGGTGCCTCGACGACTGGCGCTCCTGCCGCGATCGGCCCGAAGCCGACTGGCGAGAAGATCACCGTCGCTGCTGACGCGCTGTTCGACTTCAACAAGGCTGTCCTGCGTCCGGAAGGCAAGGCCAAGCTCGACGAGCTGGTTTCCAAGGCCAAGGCCATCAAGCTCGAAGTCATCCTCGCTGTCGGCCACACCGACCGCATCGGTGGCGACGCCTACAACCAGAAGCTGTCCGAGAAGCGCGCTGCCGCAGTCAAGGAATACCTGGTTGCCAAGGGTATCGAAGCCAACCGCGTCTACACCGAAGGCAAGGGCGAGAAGCAGCCGGTAACCGGCAACAAGTGCAAGGGCACGGCCAAGACCAAGGCCCTGATCGACTGCCTGCAGCCGGATCGCCGCGTCGACATCGAAGTCATCGGCACCAAGTAA
- a CDS encoding patatin-like phospholipase family protein, with protein MLNNVRLFGALILAALAVVPAVQAAEEIRRPRIGLVLGGGGARGAAHIGVLEVLEKLRIPVDCVAGTSMGALVAGSFAAGMSPAVMRQNLAQADWNDMFIDNPEYSEMNYRNKTISRRFLPGSESGVGTDGVKYQSAVVAGQKIKLFFNQLVRANQGERNIEDLPLPLSIIATDIGSGDKVVFRDGPLTTAMRASMSVPGLIAPVDHQGRKLVDGGLVDNLPIGEVRERCRADVVIAVNVGSPLLKPEEVGSLLTVSAQMVNILTEQNVTRSLATLKPDDIYIKPELDAIGAGDFARHGETADRGRVAAEALGAQLARLAVDEPAYAAWWKGIVVTSRVSPRIDAVEIVGLGRVNPAVVERHLHVEPGQTIRPSNINRDLLRMYGDGYYESVDYTVLRQRERNILRVMPVEKAWGPDYLRFAVNLYADNSQGSSFGLRLGYHKTWLNSLGGELLVTGDVGSTNRLGLNLYQPLDTSQRFFVEGTTGVEQTRLNVFENDRRIAQYKVTETGAGVFVGSNIGLLGPLRLGWVERHRFFELDIGDPSLPKADQKFGGWKAALDFDQFDRMYFPTRGWGVQLSYFDSPRLDYSRADVDLLAAFALGGTVFNARLHYTGSPRGVLPVYDAGTLGGFLNMTAFAQNQLIGDDIRYAGLRTEQIIGRLPLGLRGDMRLGLALEAAQVSTRYTETQRNGVLDSTALYIGGETPFGPTYLGFGYSTSGVSNLFLSIGIP; from the coding sequence ATGCTCAATAACGTCCGTCTGTTTGGTGCCCTGATTCTGGCTGCGCTGGCCGTCGTTCCTGCCGTGCAGGCGGCCGAAGAAATCCGGCGGCCGCGTATCGGCCTGGTGCTCGGCGGTGGCGGGGCGCGCGGGGCGGCTCATATCGGCGTGCTCGAGGTGCTCGAGAAACTGCGCATCCCGGTCGATTGTGTGGCGGGGACCAGCATGGGGGCGCTGGTCGCTGGTTCATTCGCGGCCGGCATGAGTCCGGCCGTGATGCGCCAGAATCTGGCCCAGGCAGACTGGAACGACATGTTCATCGACAATCCCGAATACTCGGAGATGAACTATCGCAACAAGACCATCTCCCGCCGTTTCCTGCCGGGCTCGGAAAGCGGGGTCGGCACCGATGGCGTGAAGTACCAGTCGGCGGTGGTCGCCGGGCAGAAGATCAAGCTCTTCTTCAATCAGCTGGTGCGGGCCAACCAGGGCGAGCGCAACATCGAGGACTTGCCGCTGCCCCTGTCGATCATCGCCACCGACATCGGTTCCGGCGACAAGGTGGTCTTTCGCGACGGCCCGTTGACCACCGCGATGCGCGCCAGCATGTCGGTACCCGGGCTGATCGCACCGGTCGATCATCAGGGGCGCAAGCTGGTCGATGGCGGCCTGGTCGACAACCTGCCGATCGGCGAGGTGCGCGAGCGTTGCCGGGCCGACGTGGTGATCGCCGTCAATGTCGGCTCGCCGCTGCTCAAGCCGGAAGAGGTCGGTTCGCTGCTCACCGTGTCGGCGCAGATGGTCAATATTCTGACCGAGCAGAACGTCACCCGCTCGCTGGCGACCTTGAAGCCCGACGACATCTACATCAAGCCCGAACTCGACGCCATCGGCGCCGGCGATTTCGCCCGCCATGGCGAGACCGCCGACCGCGGCCGGGTGGCGGCCGAAGCGCTGGGCGCTCAACTGGCCCGCCTGGCAGTCGACGAACCGGCCTACGCCGCCTGGTGGAAGGGCATCGTCGTCACCAGCCGCGTCTCGCCGCGTATCGATGCAGTCGAGATCGTCGGGCTGGGGCGGGTCAATCCGGCCGTCGTCGAGCGGCACCTGCATGTCGAACCGGGGCAGACCATCCGGCCGAGCAACATCAATCGCGACCTGCTGCGCATGTATGGCGACGGCTATTACGAAAGCGTCGATTACACCGTACTTCGCCAGCGCGAGCGCAACATCCTGCGCGTCATGCCGGTCGAAAAGGCCTGGGGGCCGGACTACCTGCGCTTTGCCGTCAATCTCTACGCCGACAACAGCCAGGGCTCCTCATTCGGCCTGCGCCTTGGTTACCACAAGACCTGGCTGAACAGCCTGGGCGGTGAACTGCTGGTCACCGGCGATGTCGGTTCGACCAACCGCCTCGGCCTCAATCTTTACCAGCCGCTCGATACGTCCCAGCGCTTCTTCGTCGAAGGCACGACCGGCGTCGAGCAGACCCGCCTGAATGTCTTCGAAAACGATCGCCGCATCGCCCAGTACAAGGTCACCGAAACCGGTGCCGGCGTTTTCGTCGGCAGCAATATCGGGCTGCTCGGGCCGCTGCGCCTGGGCTGGGTCGAACGCCATCGCTTCTTCGAACTCGATATCGGCGACCCGTCGCTGCCCAAGGCCGACCAGAAGTTCGGCGGCTGGAAAGCCGCGCTCGATTTCGATCAGTTCGACCGCATGTATTTTCCGACCCGGGGCTGGGGCGTGCAGCTTTCCTACTTCGATTCGCCGCGCCTCGATTACTCGCGGGCCGATGTCGATTTGCTCGCCGCCTTCGCGCTCGGCGGCACCGTCTTCAATGCCCGGCTGCACTACACCGGCTCGCCGCGTGGTGTGCTGCCGGTCTACGATGCCGGCACCCTGGGCGGGTTCCTCAACATGACGGCCTTCGCCCAGAATCAGCTGATCGGCGACGACATCCGCTATGCCGGGCTGCGCACCGAGCAGATCATCGGCCGGCTGCCGCTCGGCCTGCGCGGCGACATGCGCCTCGGGCTGGCGCTGGAGGCGGCCCAGGTCAGCACGCGCTACACCGAGACCCAACGCAATGGCGTGCTCGATTCGACGGCACTCTATATCGGCGGCGAGACGCCGTTCGGACCGACTTATCTCGGTTTCGGCTACTCGACCAGCGGCGTCAGCAACCTCTTCCTGTCGATCGGCATCCCGTGA
- a CDS encoding ComEA family DNA-binding protein produces the protein MQSRFLMFFAVCLLWMGTALAQVNINTASQDELDGLKGVGPTKAKAIVEYRKKNGPFKSVDDLNNVKGFGQKVVDSLRADVTVGAVPRAPSAIPAPGRKSAEVAPPVVAPTKPVAPARPAVPGAASGVKPPAPVAVPADKSALSAPAPARPALPGKAPAEARAAAPSAPIAKPAAPARPAAPARPAQPAAAN, from the coding sequence ATGCAATCACGCTTCCTGATGTTTTTTGCGGTCTGCCTGCTGTGGATGGGCACGGCGCTGGCCCAGGTCAATATCAATACCGCCAGCCAGGACGAACTGGATGGCTTGAAAGGCGTTGGCCCGACCAAGGCCAAGGCAATTGTGGAGTACCGGAAGAAAAATGGGCCGTTCAAATCGGTCGATGACCTGAATAACGTCAAAGGCTTCGGCCAAAAGGTCGTGGATAGTCTGCGCGCCGACGTCACCGTCGGCGCCGTGCCCCGTGCTCCGTCGGCGATTCCGGCTCCCGGCCGGAAGAGCGCCGAAGTGGCGCCGCCAGTGGTCGCTCCGACCAAACCCGTTGCCCCGGCTCGTCCCGCAGTGCCCGGTGCGGCTTCGGGCGTGAAGCCGCCGGCTCCGGTCGCAGTGCCGGCAGACAAATCTGCTTTGTCTGCGCCTGCTCCGGCCAGGCCGGCGCTGCCCGGGAAGGCCCCGGCCGAAGCCAGAGCGGCGGCGCCGTCAGCGCCGATCGCCAAACCGGCGGCTCCCGCCCGTCCCGCCGCCCCGGCCCGCCCGGCCCAGCCGGCAGCGGCCAACTGA
- a CDS encoding PD-(D/E)XK nuclease family protein codes for MSDHLFLCATTRLAQMLRGEIPAGQTVWRTRLALTLGQWLAALADEALLTGIADLPAALDPFAERLLWEKVIAGSLTEAAPLFDIQGMAASAAEAHALAGIWNIRPGGSQLSDEAQLFLGWQAEFEKRCRAGGWVDQAGLHRQLVGLIAAGHFALPATIIFAGFDRLTPLEQGLIAALTARGIEVDQRPNRIVDAAARYVLPCADSEAECAAVAAWAKAHLAANPAARLGIVAPDLAGVRDRLEFGLDDALHPALLRPDAAEVPRCFNFSLGRGLADLPLIRVALDLLALGSGRAKVEQGRLSELLLAGGWAAAEAEADGRARLDVALRRDLPYFTTLPALIRLAGRLAEEQPPLCPLTVAALEAFIEAMSSLPKSLCPGEWSAVFRQALKAAGWPGDRALSSHEFQARRAFGEVLDSFGRFDGLLGALSFNEAVRRLSQLCRQRIFQPETRGRPAIQVLGVLESAGLGFDALWVMGMNDDLWPPAPRPNPLLPAELLRAAGAAHASAEVELDFATRVHARLSLAAPEVTFSYAQADGNRVLRPSPLIGGLPVLAEAPAAVGSLARQLAQQAASAGEQLADAAAPPVGEGEKVSGGSWLLRAQAICPAWAYYQFRLGAEAMEAPVEGLDPAARGTLVHEALEAFWTAVHSSQALAALGEAARRQAIAEAVTKALQSFELDRRVTLPARFRELEAARLEKLLEVWLAVETKRGVDFEVIACEQPAEVEIEGIKVRMVVDRIDQLADGRQVIIDYKTGAAIDYKNWAEARITEPQLPIYAALVADEVTAVVFAKVLLDKPAFAGIADEKDILPGVQGVGDEKQKIFDPAEFPDWIAVVMHWRERLHAVAKEVRQGQAGVMFADEKALLYCEVKPLLRLAERRRLLAEAQAGG; via the coding sequence GTGAGCGATCACCTGTTTCTCTGCGCCACCACCCGCCTCGCCCAGATGCTGCGCGGCGAGATCCCCGCCGGCCAGACGGTCTGGCGGACCCGGCTGGCGCTGACTCTGGGCCAGTGGCTGGCGGCACTGGCTGACGAAGCCTTGCTCACCGGCATCGCCGATCTGCCGGCGGCGCTCGACCCCTTTGCCGAACGCCTGCTTTGGGAAAAGGTGATCGCCGGTTCGCTGACCGAGGCGGCGCCGCTCTTCGACATTCAAGGCATGGCGGCTTCGGCGGCCGAGGCGCACGCGCTGGCCGGCATCTGGAATATTCGGCCGGGCGGTAGCCAGCTGTCCGACGAGGCCCAACTCTTCCTCGGCTGGCAGGCCGAATTCGAGAAACGCTGCCGGGCCGGCGGCTGGGTCGACCAGGCCGGCCTGCACCGGCAGCTTGTCGGCCTGATCGCGGCCGGCCATTTCGCCTTGCCGGCGACGATCATCTTCGCCGGCTTCGATCGCCTGACGCCGCTCGAGCAGGGGCTGATCGCTGCCTTGACGGCACGGGGCATCGAGGTCGACCAGCGGCCGAACCGGATCGTCGACGCCGCTGCCCGCTACGTCCTGCCCTGCGCCGACAGCGAAGCCGAATGCGCCGCCGTCGCCGCCTGGGCCAAGGCCCATCTCGCGGCCAATCCGGCGGCCCGGCTCGGCATCGTCGCGCCCGACCTGGCGGGCGTGCGCGACCGCCTGGAATTCGGCCTCGACGACGCCCTGCACCCGGCCCTGCTCCGCCCCGATGCGGCCGAGGTGCCGCGCTGCTTCAACTTTTCGCTGGGCCGCGGCCTGGCCGACCTGCCGCTGATCCGCGTCGCCCTCGACCTGCTGGCCCTCGGCAGCGGGCGCGCCAAGGTCGAGCAGGGCCGCCTCTCCGAGCTTTTGCTGGCCGGCGGCTGGGCTGCCGCCGAGGCGGAAGCCGATGGCCGCGCCCGGCTCGATGTCGCGCTGCGCCGCGATCTGCCATATTTCACCACCCTGCCGGCCCTGATCCGGCTGGCCGGGCGCCTGGCCGAGGAACAGCCGCCGCTTTGCCCGCTGACGGTGGCGGCGCTCGAAGCCTTCATTGAAGCGATGAGCAGCCTGCCAAAAAGCCTGTGTCCCGGCGAATGGTCGGCGGTCTTCCGCCAGGCCCTGAAAGCCGCCGGCTGGCCCGGCGACCGGGCGTTGTCCAGCCACGAGTTCCAGGCCCGCCGGGCCTTCGGCGAAGTGCTCGACAGCTTCGGCCGCTTCGACGGCCTGCTCGGGGCCCTGTCGTTCAACGAAGCAGTGCGCCGCTTGTCGCAGCTTTGCCGCCAGCGCATCTTTCAGCCGGAAACCCGCGGCCGGCCGGCGATCCAGGTTCTCGGCGTGCTCGAAAGCGCCGGTCTCGGCTTCGATGCACTGTGGGTGATGGGCATGAATGACGATCTCTGGCCGCCGGCTCCGCGCCCCAACCCCCTGTTGCCGGCCGAACTGCTGCGTGCCGCCGGGGCGGCCCACGCCAGCGCCGAGGTCGAACTCGATTTCGCGACGCGGGTCCATGCCCGGCTATCGCTGGCTGCACCGGAAGTCACCTTCTCCTATGCCCAGGCCGATGGTAACCGCGTCTTGCGCCCGAGTCCGCTGATCGGCGGACTGCCGGTGCTGGCCGAGGCACCAGCGGCTGTTGGAAGCCTTGCCCGGCAACTGGCGCAGCAGGCGGCCAGCGCCGGCGAACAGCTCGCCGACGCCGCCGCCCCGCCGGTCGGCGAGGGCGAGAAGGTTTCTGGTGGCAGCTGGCTGCTGCGCGCCCAGGCGATCTGCCCGGCCTGGGCCTACTACCAGTTCCGGCTCGGCGCAGAGGCGATGGAGGCGCCGGTCGAAGGCCTCGACCCGGCAGCGCGCGGCACCCTGGTCCATGAAGCGCTGGAAGCCTTCTGGACCGCCGTGCATTCGTCGCAGGCGCTCGCCGCGCTGGGCGAGGCGGCGCGCCGGCAGGCCATCGCCGAGGCGGTGACCAAGGCCCTGCAGAGCTTCGAGCTCGATCGCCGGGTCACGCTGCCGGCCCGCTTCCGCGAACTCGAAGCGGCGCGCCTGGAAAAGCTGCTCGAGGTCTGGCTGGCGGTTGAAACGAAGCGCGGCGTCGATTTCGAGGTCATCGCCTGCGAACAGCCGGCCGAAGTCGAGATCGAGGGCATCAAGGTCAGGATGGTGGTGGACCGCATCGACCAGCTGGCCGACGGCCGCCAGGTCATCATCGACTACAAGACCGGTGCCGCCATTGACTACAAGAACTGGGCCGAAGCGCGCATCACCGAGCCGCAACTGCCGATCTACGCCGCGCTGGTCGCCGACGAGGTGACCGCCGTCGTCTTCGCCAAGGTCCTGCTCGACAAGCCGGCCTTCGCCGGCATTGCCGACGAAAAGGACATCCTGCCCGGCGTCCAGGGTGTCGGCGACGAGAAACAGAAAATTTTCGACCCAGCCGAATTCCCGGACTGGATCGCCGTCGTCATGCACTGGCGCGAACGTCTGCATGCGGTGGCGAAAGAAGTAAGGCAGGGGCAGGCCGGGGTGATGTTTGCCGACGAAAAGGCGCTGCTCTACTGCGAGGTCAAGCCCCTGTTGCGGCTGGCCGAGCGGCGGCGCTTGTTGGCCGAGGCGCAGGCGGGCGGGTAG